A window of the Dermatophagoides farinae isolate YC_2012a chromosome 2, ASM2471394v1, whole genome shotgun sequence genome harbors these coding sequences:
- the egh gene encoding beta-1,4-mannosyltransferase egh: MFKFSSTHKHIFHCLLLISIIIYFEIQSGALKLWYTDDDIGDFDPFVRYGRYLAWFLYVFRLLTLLPLPQVLFNFFGLIFFNAFPEDPKLDKTPLMMPFICIRTVTRGDYPELVTKNVERNLNLCLDSGLENFIIEIVSDKSFELPKHPRIRLTVVPSSYRTKSGALFKARALQYCLEDNVNSLNDNDWIVHLDEETLLTSGSLAGIVKFICDGKYHFGQGLITYANEGVVNWLTTLSDAFRVAEDMGKLRFQFYVFHKPIFSWKGSYVVTLCRAERDVSFDNGPDGSIAEDCYFSMIAFKKGYTFNFIEGEMWEKSPFTLMDCLQQRKRWLQGIFLVVHSKNIPLKIKFFLSMSLYAWATLPLSLANLVFAIIYPLPASDWCNFISTFVGALTFYLYIFGVFKSFEIEKIGYIKYSIILAAALLTIPLKAIIEIIAVIWGLLTNKHKFFVVQKQIQSSPSSSSSSSQETTTKDDLQHEYINGRVIEQV, from the exons ATGTTCAAGTTTAGTTCGACGCACaaacatatttttcattgtttactattaatttcaatcatcatatattttgAAATACAAAGTGGTGCCCTGAAATTATGGTAcaccgatgatgatattggcGACTTTGATCCATTTGTTCGTTATGGACGATATCTAGCATGGTTTCTTTATGTTTTTCGTCTATTAACTTTACTGCCATTACCACAAgtattattcaatttctttggtctaatatttttcaatgcatTTCCTGAAGATCCGAAATTGGATAAAACACCTTTGATGATGCCTTTTATTTGTATACGAACCGTGACTCGGGGCGATTATCCTGAACTTGTTACAAAAAATGTCGAAAGAAATCTTAATCTTTGCCTAGATAGTGGccttgaaaatttcattattgaaattgtcTCTGATAAATCATTCGAACTGCCTAAACACCCCCGTATACGTTTGACTGTTGTTCCATCATCTTATCGGACAAAATCTGGTGCTCTATTTAAA GCACGTGCTCTTCAATATTGTCTCGAAGATAATGTAAACAGCttaaatgacaatgattggATTGTCCATTTAGATGAAGAGACATTATTAACTTCTGGTTCATTGGCCGGTATAGTCAAATTTATTTGTGATGGTAAATACCATTTCGGTCAAGGATTGATCACATACGCAAATGAAGGAGTGGTAAATTGGTTAACCACATTATCAGATGCGTTTCGCGTAGCTGAAGATATGGGAAAATTGAGATTTCAGTTTTACGTATTTCATAAGCCAATTTTCAGCTGGAAAG GTTCTTATGTGGTGACACTATGTCGAGCCGAAAGGGATGTAAGCTTTGATAATGGACCTGATGGTTCCATCGCCGAAGATTGTTATTTCTCAATGATTGCCTTTAAAAAAGGCTATACATTCAACTTTATTGAAGGTGAAATGTGGGAAAAATCACCTTTTACTTTGATGGATTGTCTACAGCAAAGAAAACGTTGGCTGCAAGGAATATTCTTGGTTGTTCATTCGAAAAACATACCGTTaaagattaaattttttctatcaatgTCATTATATGCCTGGGCTACATTGCCGCTTTCATTGGCCAATCTAGTCTTTGCCATTATATATCCATTACCGGCAAGTGATTGGTGTAATTTTATATCAACATTTGTTGGTGCTTTAACATTCTACTTATATATATTCGGTGtatttaaatcatttgagattgaaaaaatcggATACATCAAATATAGCATTATATTGGCAGCTGCTTTACTGACCATACCGCTCAAAGcgatcattgaaattattgcCGTTATATGGGGACTATTAACCAATaaacataaattttttgttgtacaaaaacaaatacaatcatcaccatcatcatcatcatcatcatcacaagagacaacaacaaaagatgaTTTACAacatgaatatataaatggaaGGGTGATTGAACAAGTTTGa
- the LOC124498664 gene encoding DNA (cytosine-5)-methyltransferase 1 isoform X1, whose translation MAKQTTNISTEFQCIYCKNYSSSVDELNALTDNRFAPIHGSDYDDLNLEITRFIIHDQTGLCSLEHSSLEKGEQIYVCGCLRKICSNDGHDDSTIVKKIGPVNEWWFSGFDGFSSLLIGIESQYACYLLKFPPHDSYKEVFEELNSKMMLTKKIIEIIQENPNSDLDTLLSTLENQTNFTSSSLLTSINFIVNQIKSYDSCRDSDELCLSDTSIFKILNDIVDSNFLFKDFSLDKSIQSFSDQSAVLNIVNTKISLQIFDRIFNNIIRHRYKCSEQQNVSNKTELLSNIEIGTFIRYKIDNHYEYGRIIRKYPDSKSLVHFNHYVSGNNTILGETISKNILFASRDCSDIHLPSSVEMIDVKFIESYLNTTTNEFNYHQIYDRKRCVFENLTKSSLEIHCFGCEKIFETPYSIGDCVLLPRYDNDIKLPLYTYFDDNRSQQHSNDRPFDPQLYPERRRKKCRSDLDVHNPNDSILYGFNVGYIDEIIHNESGNQLKLNIFYKPENIFENFEDYQKSDCNLLFWSNQTNIVQASKVYRKCRVIFAENITNTLDQDEFFYFNHCYDHINGQIHDVSDLLKTKFFSKSTESNSSKNCTILDLFSGCGGLSYGFASLASKLYAIEKDRQAAQTFKCNYKDSIVFNADANLILRMLINNQDEFLSQKLPPPGKIDIIIGGPPCQGFSEMNRFSNTEYSLFKRSLLVCYLNFLEFYRPKYFLFENVYNMICYGKSLIFKIFCSFLIQIGYQIRIVISQAGCYGLPQNRRRLFIVGAKSTIKLPEFPLPTHIFQPNKSSMIFRISDEKFDPFNGHSGVFRMVTIEDAIGDLIALNENDYFIDMVREYKSDPKCQYQRKMRNNKCNLVTDHYCKRLSELNIERIKRIPFEIDADWRDLPNIRLKLSNGQIIDKLKYEKNVQKSKQKNTLIPWCLVHTADKNNNWQGQYGRLSWREFFPTIVTNPDPITSQGKVIHPDQHRVITIREMARSQGFPDDFVFRGSVTNKYRQIGNAVPPLLSLKIAREFFKSMQ comes from the exons AtggcaaaacaaacaaccaatATATCAACAGAATTTCAATGTATTTATTGTAAAAATTACTCTTCAAGTGTAGACGAATTAAATGCCTTGACTGATAATCGATTTGCTCCAATTCATGGATCAGATTACGATGATTTAAATCTAGAAATCACCAGATTTATAATTCATGATCAAACAGGTTTATGTTCGTTAGAACATTCTTCATTGGAAAAAGGTGAACAAATTTATGTTTGTGGTTGTTTGAGGAAAATATGTTCAAACGATGGACATGATGATTCAACGATCGTAAAAAAGATTGGCCCGGTGAATGAATGGTGGTTTTCCGGATTCGATGGCTTTTCTTCACTATTGATCGGAATCGAAAGCCAATATGCGTGTTATCTGTTAAAATTTCCACCACATGATAGCTACAAAGAAGTGTTTGaagaattaaattcaaaaatgatgttgaccaaaaaaatcattgaaattattcagGAAAATCCAAATTCTGATCTCGATACACTATTATCTACATTGGAAAATCAAACCAATTTCACATCATCTTCCCTGTtgacatcaatcaattttatagTCAATCAGATAAAAAGCTATGATTCTTGTCGAGATTCAGATGAACTTTGTCTCAGTGATACCTCGATATTCAAGATTTTAaatgatattgttgattcaaattttttgtttaaagaTTTTAGTCTAGATAAATCGATTCAAAGTTTCAGTGATCAAAGTGCCGTTTTAAATATTGTGAATACGAAAATATCGCTACAAATATTCGATCGGatattcaataatattaTTCGTCATAGATACAAGTGTTcggaacaacaaaatgtttcTAATAAGACGGAACTTTTATCTAAT ATCGAAATTGGTACTTTCATACGATACAAGATAGACAATCATTATGAATATGGACGAATAATTCGTAAATATCCAGATTCCAAGTCTTTAgttcattttaatcattatGTGTCTGGAAATAATACTATTCTCGGTGAAACGATatccaaaaatattttatttgcaTCAAGAGATTGTTCGGATATTCATTTACCTTCGTCGGTGGAAATGATTGATGTTAAATTTATCGAATCTTATCTCAATACAACTACAAATGAgtttaattatcatcaaatttatgaCCGAAAACGATGTGTTTTTGAAAACCTTACCAAATCTTCATTGgaaattcattgttttggttgtgaaaaaatttttgaaacacCATATTCGATTGGCGACTGTGTATTATTGCCTcgttatgataatgatataaaaTTGCCTTTATACacttattttgatgataatagaagccaacaacattcaaatgataGACCATTTGATCCACAATTATATCCTGAAAGgcgacgaaaaaaatgccgATCTGATTTAGATGTTCATAAtccaaatgattcaattttgtatGGTTTCAACGTAGGTTATATTGACGAAATCATTCACAATGAATCTGGTAATCAATTAAAGTTGAATATATTCTATAAAccggaaaatatttttgaaaattttgaagatTATCAAAAAAGTGATTGtaatttgttattttggtcaaaccaaacaaatatTGTTCAAGCATCAAAAGTGTATCGAAAATGTCGAGTGATTTTTGCCGAAAATATTACAAACACATTGGATcaagatgaatttttctacTTCAACCATTGTTATGATCATATAAATGGACAAATTCATGATGTATCAGATTTAttgaaaacgaaatttttttcaaaatcaaccGAATCAAATTCCTCGAAAAATTGTACAATTTTAGATCTATTTTCCGGATGTGGAGGTTTGTCCTATGGATTTGCTTCTTTAGCTTCGAAATTGTATGCTATTGAAAAAGATAGACAAGCAGCACAAACATTTAAATGTAATTACAAAGATTCTATTGTTTTCAACGCTGATGCTAATTTAATTTTACGTATGCTCATTAATAATCAAGATGAATTTCTATCACAAaaattaccaccaccaggAAAAATAGACATAATCATTGGCGGTCCACCATGTCAAGGTTTTTctgaaatgaatcgattttcaaacacagaatattcattattcaaacgTTCTTTGCTTGTGTGTTATCTGAATTTTCTGGAATTCTATCGACCAAAATATTTTCTATTCGAAAATGTTTACAATATGATTTGTTAtggaaaatcattgatttttaaaattttctgcTCTTTTCTCATTCAAATTGGCTATCAAATACGTATTGTAATTTCACAAGCTGGATGTTATGGTTTACCACAAAATCGACGTCGACTTTTCATTGTTGGAGCCAAATCTACGATTAAATTACCGGAATTCCCGTTGCCTACACATATTTTTCAACCAAATAAATCCTCTATGATATTCAGAATaagtgatgaaaaattcgatCCATTCAATGGTCATAGCGGCGTATTTAGAATGGTCACAATTGAAGATGCAATCGGTGATCTTATCgctttgaatgaaaatgattattttatcgATATGGTCAGAGAATATAAAAGTGATCCTAAATGTCAATATCAGagaaaaatgagaaataataaatgtaatTTAGTCACCGATCATTATTGCAAACGGTTGAGcgaattgaatattgaacGTATCAAAAGAAttccatttgaaattgatgcaGATTGGAGGGATCTCCCGAATATCAG ACTCAAACTATCAAATGGtcaaattattgataaattgaaatatgagaaaaatgttcaaaaatcaaaacagaaaaatacaTTGATACCTTGGTGTTTGGTTCATACGGctgataaaaataacaattggCAAGGACAGTATGGTAGACTTTCATGgagagaattttttcccaCTATTGTCACTAATCCGGATCCAATCACATCACAAGGCAAAGTTATTCATCCAGATCAACATCGTGTCATTACCATACGTGAAATGGCTCGTTCACAAGGTTTTCcagatgattttgtttttcgtggTTCAGTAACAAATAAATATCGCCAGATCGGTAATGCTGTTCCGCCATTGTTATCACTGAAAATAGCTcgagaatttttcaaatcaatgcagtaa
- the LOC124498664 gene encoding DNA (cytosine-5)-methyltransferase 1 isoform X2 has product MAKQTTNISTEFQCIYCKNYSSSVDELNALTDNRFAPIHGSDYDDLNLEITRFIIHDQTGLCSLEHSSLEKGEQIYVCGCLRKICSNDGHDDSTIVKKIGPVNEWWFSGFDGFSSLLIGIESQYACYLLKFPPHDSYKEVFEELNSKMMLTKKIIEIIQENPNSDLDTLLSTLENQTNFTSSSLLTSINFIVNQIKSYDSCRDSDELCLSDTSIFKILNDIVDSNFLFKDFSLDKSIQSFSDQSAVLNIVNTKISLQIFDRIFNNIIRHRYKCSEQQNVSNKTELLSNIEIGTFIRYKIDNHYEYGRIIRKYPDSKSLVHFNHYVSGNNTILGETISKNILFASRDCSDIHLPSSVEMIDVKFIESYLNTTTNEFNYHQIYDRKRCVFENLTKSSLEIHCFGCEKIFETPYSIGDCVLLPRYDNDIKLPLYTYFDDNRSQQHSNDRPFDPQLYPERRRKKCRSDLDVHNPNDSILYGFNVGYIDEIIHNESGNQLKLNIFYKPENIFENFEDYQKSDCNLLFWSNQTNIVQASKVYRKCRVIFAENITNTLDQDEFFYFNHCYDHINGQIHDVSDLLKTKFFSKSTESNSSKNCTILDLFSGCGGLSYGFASLASKLYAIEKDRQAAQTFKYEFLSQKLPPPGKIDIIIGGPPCQGFSEMNRFSNTEYSLFKRSLLVCYLNFLEFYRPKYFLFENVYNMICYGKSLIFKIFCSFLIQIGYQIRIVISQAGCYGLPQNRRRLFIVGAKSTIKLPEFPLPTHIFQPNKSSMIFRISDEKFDPFNGHSGVFRMVTIEDAIGDLIALNENDYFIDMVREYKSDPKCQYQRKMRNNKCNLVTDHYCKRLSELNIERIKRIPFEIDADWRDLPNIRLKLSNGQIIDKLKYEKNVQKSKQKNTLIPWCLVHTADKNNNWQGQYGRLSWREFFPTIVTNPDPITSQGKVIHPDQHRVITIREMARSQGFPDDFVFRGSVTNKYRQIGNAVPPLLSLKIAREFFKSMQ; this is encoded by the exons AtggcaaaacaaacaaccaatATATCAACAGAATTTCAATGTATTTATTGTAAAAATTACTCTTCAAGTGTAGACGAATTAAATGCCTTGACTGATAATCGATTTGCTCCAATTCATGGATCAGATTACGATGATTTAAATCTAGAAATCACCAGATTTATAATTCATGATCAAACAGGTTTATGTTCGTTAGAACATTCTTCATTGGAAAAAGGTGAACAAATTTATGTTTGTGGTTGTTTGAGGAAAATATGTTCAAACGATGGACATGATGATTCAACGATCGTAAAAAAGATTGGCCCGGTGAATGAATGGTGGTTTTCCGGATTCGATGGCTTTTCTTCACTATTGATCGGAATCGAAAGCCAATATGCGTGTTATCTGTTAAAATTTCCACCACATGATAGCTACAAAGAAGTGTTTGaagaattaaattcaaaaatgatgttgaccaaaaaaatcattgaaattattcagGAAAATCCAAATTCTGATCTCGATACACTATTATCTACATTGGAAAATCAAACCAATTTCACATCATCTTCCCTGTtgacatcaatcaattttatagTCAATCAGATAAAAAGCTATGATTCTTGTCGAGATTCAGATGAACTTTGTCTCAGTGATACCTCGATATTCAAGATTTTAaatgatattgttgattcaaattttttgtttaaagaTTTTAGTCTAGATAAATCGATTCAAAGTTTCAGTGATCAAAGTGCCGTTTTAAATATTGTGAATACGAAAATATCGCTACAAATATTCGATCGGatattcaataatattaTTCGTCATAGATACAAGTGTTcggaacaacaaaatgtttcTAATAAGACGGAACTTTTATCTAAT ATCGAAATTGGTACTTTCATACGATACAAGATAGACAATCATTATGAATATGGACGAATAATTCGTAAATATCCAGATTCCAAGTCTTTAgttcattttaatcattatGTGTCTGGAAATAATACTATTCTCGGTGAAACGATatccaaaaatattttatttgcaTCAAGAGATTGTTCGGATATTCATTTACCTTCGTCGGTGGAAATGATTGATGTTAAATTTATCGAATCTTATCTCAATACAACTACAAATGAgtttaattatcatcaaatttatgaCCGAAAACGATGTGTTTTTGAAAACCTTACCAAATCTTCATTGgaaattcattgttttggttgtgaaaaaatttttgaaacacCATATTCGATTGGCGACTGTGTATTATTGCCTcgttatgataatgatataaaaTTGCCTTTATACacttattttgatgataatagaagccaacaacattcaaatgataGACCATTTGATCCACAATTATATCCTGAAAGgcgacgaaaaaaatgccgATCTGATTTAGATGTTCATAAtccaaatgattcaattttgtatGGTTTCAACGTAGGTTATATTGACGAAATCATTCACAATGAATCTGGTAATCAATTAAAGTTGAATATATTCTATAAAccggaaaatatttttgaaaattttgaagatTATCAAAAAAGTGATTGtaatttgttattttggtcaaaccaaacaaatatTGTTCAAGCATCAAAAGTGTATCGAAAATGTCGAGTGATTTTTGCCGAAAATATTACAAACACATTGGATcaagatgaatttttctacTTCAACCATTGTTATGATCATATAAATGGACAAATTCATGATGTATCAGATTTAttgaaaacgaaatttttttcaaaatcaaccGAATCAAATTCCTCGAAAAATTGTACAATTTTAGATCTATTTTCCGGATGTGGAGGTTTGTCCTATGGATTTGCTTCTTTAGCTTCGAAATTGTATGCTATTGAAAAAGATAGACAAGCAGCACAAACATTTAAAT ATGAATTTCTATCACAAaaattaccaccaccaggAAAAATAGACATAATCATTGGCGGTCCACCATGTCAAGGTTTTTctgaaatgaatcgattttcaaacacagaatattcattattcaaacgTTCTTTGCTTGTGTGTTATCTGAATTTTCTGGAATTCTATCGACCAAAATATTTTCTATTCGAAAATGTTTACAATATGATTTGTTAtggaaaatcattgatttttaaaattttctgcTCTTTTCTCATTCAAATTGGCTATCAAATACGTATTGTAATTTCACAAGCTGGATGTTATGGTTTACCACAAAATCGACGTCGACTTTTCATTGTTGGAGCCAAATCTACGATTAAATTACCGGAATTCCCGTTGCCTACACATATTTTTCAACCAAATAAATCCTCTATGATATTCAGAATaagtgatgaaaaattcgatCCATTCAATGGTCATAGCGGCGTATTTAGAATGGTCACAATTGAAGATGCAATCGGTGATCTTATCgctttgaatgaaaatgattattttatcgATATGGTCAGAGAATATAAAAGTGATCCTAAATGTCAATATCAGagaaaaatgagaaataataaatgtaatTTAGTCACCGATCATTATTGCAAACGGTTGAGcgaattgaatattgaacGTATCAAAAGAAttccatttgaaattgatgcaGATTGGAGGGATCTCCCGAATATCAG ACTCAAACTATCAAATGGtcaaattattgataaattgaaatatgagaaaaatgttcaaaaatcaaaacagaaaaatacaTTGATACCTTGGTGTTTGGTTCATACGGctgataaaaataacaattggCAAGGACAGTATGGTAGACTTTCATGgagagaattttttcccaCTATTGTCACTAATCCGGATCCAATCACATCACAAGGCAAAGTTATTCATCCAGATCAACATCGTGTCATTACCATACGTGAAATGGCTCGTTCACAAGGTTTTCcagatgattttgtttttcgtggTTCAGTAACAAATAAATATCGCCAGATCGGTAATGCTGTTCCGCCATTGTTATCACTGAAAATAGCTcgagaatttttcaaatcaatgcagtaa
- the LOC124498901 gene encoding NADH dehydrogenase [ubiquinone] 1 beta subcomplex subunit 2, mitochondrial, which produces MLPLRQFLKISRPMVKNSTQRNSSQYIGYRELNYDAARPAQKLGAELCAGFMWWWIGWHFITDWRHLVGEFIWPQRSEWTNEELGIPED; this is translated from the exons ATGTTACCATTGCGACAATTTCTTAAGATTTCTAGGCCCATGGTAAAAAATTCTACTCAACGTAATTCCTCACAATA TATCGGTTACAGAGAATTGAATTATGATGCTGCTCGTCCTGCACAAAAACTTGGAGCCGAATTGTGTGCTGGATTTATGTGGTGGTGGATCGGATGGCATTTCATAACCGATTGGCGTCATTTAGTTG gTGAATTCATTTGGCCACAACGTTCAGAATGGACAAACGAAGAGCTTGGAATTCCGGAAGATTAA